DNA from Chloroflexota bacterium:
TACAAAGAGTAGGTATCAGGCGCGTCGGTGAAGGAGCGGTGGAGTTTGTTTAGAATGGAGGTTTTGCCAATCTTCCGTCCACCTACAATGGCAAAGTTGTTGTCTTTGATCATGCGCGTGATGGTTTTTAATTCATAGTCTCGACCGAAGAACATGTTTTCAGGCACAGGTCCCGATATCACATAAGGTGATACAACCGTCAGATCTATCTGAGCAAGCAAGATACGGATAAATCTCTTCTCTGGATTCTTGGCCACGAAGATGCGATACAAGTCATCAAAATCCATCACGATAAAATCATGGGCTGTGCCGCGGGTCAACTTCTTGAAGAGCGCCTTAGTTGTGGTCAATTCTTGTCCAGTGCCGCTGTCTGGAAGCACAAGCAAGGCGAGATAACTGGATATGTTGAGGATACCTAACAAATCATGCAGATCATGGATATCCTGCTCGGTGAGACTGGGCTTTTGCAGGAAGATGATGGGGAACATGGGAGGCATCTTCAGACGCAAAGCTGGTGCCTTGATGACATAGGCATGAAAGTCTTTGTAAGAACGGGTTTCCAGAAGGGTGAATCCGAGCAACTGACAAAGTTGATCGGTGATGCGCGAGACCATAGGCTTGAAGGCAATTGCACTCTTCGTTCTCTTTTGTGCTGCGCGCCAGTTACGCAAAAAGTTTCCCACCTGCATGGCATTGGTTGGCTCTAGCACAGGTGGATTTAAGCGCAGCACTAGGTTATCATCCCCATGTTCCTGCATATATTGTTGCATGGCGCGAAGCTTAAAGATGCCTGGCACATGGGTCAGCGCTTCCATGTTGACCACATTTTTGTCTCGTAAGACACGTTCAATCTCTTCTCGCCATAAAGGCCAGTTGCGTTCGAAAAGCTGGTCTTGCGCTTGCCGCGAAGACTGAATATGCCACTGAACCGTGAGCAGGATCAGAGCGAGGGCTGCTGTACCCATCATCCCTGCCACAACAAGGCGCCAGATGGCAGGGCTCAGGCCTTTATCTACACTGCTGTAGATGCCATTGTTCTTGATGCTGGCGTATAAATAGGAACGCTTGGCATCTACGAGCAGTGCCAATACGTTGGCACGGGCTGGTAGGCCTTCGTTAATGGCGCACCAATTAAAGCCCCCATCGTCACTGCGGAATATGCCCCCATCCGTACTAGCATATAAAATGCGCGGTTTACCACGGTAGGGGTTGAGCGCAAGAGCTTGGATCTTGATATTCGTCGGCAAAGATCCTCTGCCAATGGCAGTCCAAGTGTTCCCCCCGTCTATCGAGCAGTAAACTTCACCAATACCGGTAGCCGTTGCAACATAGATCACATTCGGGGAACGCTCATCAACTACAATGCTATGCACTTCATCCTGGGCTAGTCTGTTGTGTATTACCTCCCAACGAGAGCTACTAGGCTCAGAAGTGCTAGTTAGTTTTAAACGGTAAAGCCCTTTGCCTGTTCCAGCATAGAGAGTTCCTCCTTCAGTTGGTGCAAGGGCAAGGGTTTGCACATAGAGATTTTCCAATCCATTGTTCGCATTCGTCCAATGGATGCCACCATCCTCGCTGTAGAATACGCCAGCTCCGTTGGTCCCTGCATAAAGTACGCCTGAGGACTGATTCCCATGGAGCTTGGCTGGGCGATGTACTACCAGCGCACTAATTGGCGCATCGCGCGCCAGGCCACCATTCACCAGCCACCAAGTTTGGCCTCCGTCAGCACTGCGATAGATCTCGCTATACCATGTGCCTGCATATAGAGTGTCGGGAAAATCTGGATCCACAGCCAGAGCTAAAACATTAGGACGAGCAAGTCCTCGAGTTACTGAGACCCAGGTGTTGCCATCGTCTGTCGTTTTAAATACATCCAGCCCTGTGAGCGCATAGAAATGTCCTGGACGTTCTGGAACTGCCACCAGAGACAGTACATTGGTGCTGATCAAGCCCTCGTTTCTGGGCTCCCAGTGCTGGCCGCCTGTACCGGTGTAGTACACGCCGCGTCCTGTGCCTGCATAAAGCACCTGAGAATGCAAAGGATGGATAGCCAGTGCCAAGACCAATTCATTGATATTGCCAGTCACTGGTTCCCAGCTTTCACCACTGTTTATGCTTCTCCAGACACCTTGCATGCCCACTGCAGCATATAAAGTGCGCGGATTATTCGGGTCAATTACCAAGGAATGAACGATCATCTCGCCAATCCCCCCGGTGGCAGCCTGCCAAGTCGCTGCACCGTTGTTGCTACGGTAAACGCCAGATTCCGTAGCAGCATAGAGGATGCTCGATACCACAGGATCGATCACTAGGGTCTGTACGCGCAAATTGTCAGGCATGTCAGCGCTAGCTCTTTGCCAATGGATTCCCTGATCCGTGCTTTTGAACACGCCGCTATCCGTGCCTACGTATAGGATGTTCGGAGAGGTGCGATCTATTGCTAATGCCCATATGGTCTCTTCGGGTAGCCCTTCGCTGCTCGCGCTCCATGTATTCCCCGCATCTAGACTTTTGAATACCTGTTTCTCTGTACCTGCATAAATGATCGAGCTGTCCTGGGGGTCTACTACTAAGGAGAAAACCGGGCTATGTGTCAGACCTGAGGTAGCTGGTAGCCAAGTCTGTCCGTCATCCATGCTGCGATACACACCATTGAAGGTACCAGCATAGAGGGTCTGTGGAGTAGTTTGGGCCATGGCTAGCGTCGTGACTTCCTGTCCAGCAGGTAACCCTGCACTGGTGCATTGCCATGTGCCCCCACCATCCCGGCTGGTATAGATGCCGCCATCCGTAGCTGCATAGATCACGCTAGGGTTCTGCTCATTGAGCAATAGGGCGTTGATCTTGCCCCCACTTGGTCCCCTTGTTTGTTTCCAGATGGCTATACTGGGGGGCTGTTTCTCTGGTGCGTATAAAGAAATGGAGAGCCTGATGAGCAGGATAACCAGGGCAATGGCCAGCAACGTCCCGATGACCTTACGCAGCGCTTGTCGATCGCTCATGCCTCTATCCTTTGCACGTAAAGCGCATTCTCGCCCAGGGTTTCCTTGAGCAGCATCTCCAGTTCCGGCACAAAATTCGTGGTCACATTCGGGAATTCCAACTGTACGCGTCCCTGCTCACTGATGATGTTGAAGCGAAAATGGTCTTGGCCAGGGTGTTCTTCGAGGATCTTGTACACTTTTCTCAACAGTTGCACATCGTGGTCGCGATTGCCACTGCAGCGGAGGTTGATCTCAAGCAAATGCACCCGGGGCATTTCCTTGCTTTTGCCGGCGTTTGCCAGTGCGTAATCCTGCACTATGTCCCCAACAAGCTGGACCTTGCCGTCGCGTACATCTACCTTGCCCTCCACCACGAGCAATTGGCCTTCTACCAACAATTCTTTACATTGCTTGTGGGTCTTGGGGAAGAGCACCACATCTATGCTACCACTCAAGTCTTCCAATTCTACAAAGGCCATTTCTTCGCCCTTGCGCGTCATGGTCGAGCGAGCTCTGAGCACTCTCCCTGCAACCATTACTGTATGGCCTTTGAGCGATTCATCAATCTGATCAAGTGGCGTGTAATGCTTGTCTGAGCGAGTATCCCAGGAATCTTGCGCCAAGTGTTGCAGGGGGTGGTCTGACATATAGACTCCTAGGAGTTCTTTTTCCCAGGCGAGCATTTCTTTTTGCGCAATGGGCGGGACAAAAACTTGATCCGCCATCAAATCGGCGTCGCTCGAGGAACGCGCATAAAGGGCATCAAAAGCCAGTTGCCCAACGGCGCTGGCCTGGTGGTGCAGATGGCTCAACCCCAGCATACGGTCCATGATAGCCAGCAATCTAGGTCTTTCAGCCAAAGAATCTAAAGCTCCGACTTTAATGAGACTTTCTAGAGCACGCTTATTGATCTGCCGCAAATCTACACGCCGACAGAAATCGGCCACACTGGTGAAAGGACCATGCGCGGCGCGAGCCTGCAAGATGGTCAGCACCGGTCCTTCACCTACATTCTTGATAGCGCCCAAACCAAAGCGGATTGCCGCACGCCAAAGTACAGTGCGATCCTTTACCGGCTCCTTCGGGGCAGATAAATCTTCTATTGCAAAGTCAAGATCGCTGCGATTTATATCGGGGGGAAGCACCTGGATTCCGAGCCGGCGGCATTCTGCAACAAGGGCTGCGATCTTATCGGTATTATTGCGTTCGACTGAAAGCAGAGCAGTCATGTACTCAACAGGATAATGTGCCTTGAGATAAGCCGTCTGGCAAGTGATCACTGCGTAAGCTGCGCTGTGAGCCTTATTGAAACCATAGTTGGCAAAGTATTCAATAGCCGCAAAGATTTCTTCGGCTTTGTCTCTAGGCAAGCCACGCTCCATAGCACCCCGCACAAATTTATCCCGTTGCTCCTTGAGTTCTTTCTCCTTCTTCTTGCCCACAGCACGGCGCATTAGATCTGCTTCGGCGCTGCTGTAGCCAGCAATATCTGTCGCAATACGGATAATTTGCTCTTGATAAAGGATGATGCCGTACGTATCGCGCAGGATGGGCTCCAAACTGGGATGGATGTATTCGACTTTCTCTCGCCCATGTTTGCGGGCGACGTAACTATCTATGAACTGCATGGGGCCAGGTCGGTAGAGGGAGAGGAGCGCCACTACGTCCTCAAAATTGGAAGGTTGCAACTCCTGCAGCACCCGGCGCATTCCCGCACCTTCAACCTGGAACAGCCCAATGACGTTGCCTGTAGAGAGCAACTCATAGATAGCCGGATCATCCGTGGGGATATTGTCCAGACGCAAGGCAGTGCCGTGACGTGCATTGATCAATTCGACCGCGCGGCGCATAATCGTCAGGGTGGAGAGGCCAAGGAAGTCTATCTTCAATAGGCCGATGTCTTCGAGAGCTCCCATTGGATACTGGGTGATAATTTCTTTGCCCTTGGGAATGTGTTGCACAGGGACATATTCAGCCAACGGCTTGTCTGCAATGACCACGCCCGCGGCATGGGTGGAGACATGATGCGAAACTCCTTCGAGCTGACGGGCTTTGTCAATCAGGTTGCGTATGTAGTCATCCTGCTCGTACATGGCGCGCAACTCGGGGGAAGATTCCAGGGCATCCTGTATTTTGACCTTTTGGCCGGCAGGCACCAGTTTGGCCAGGCGAACTACCTCCCCTGGTGGAAGGCCCAATGCACGACCTACATGGTGGATGGCTGCGCGTGCTGCCATGGTGCCGAAAGTGATAATTTGCGCCACCTGGTCGCTGCCATATTTGCCGATAACGTACTCGATCATCTCGTTGCGGCGATCATCCGGAAAGTCCAAGTCAATATCTGGCATGTTGATCCGACCAGGGTTGAGGAAACGCTCAAAAATGAGGCCATGACGGAGTGGTTCCAAATTGGTCAAACCCAGCGAATAGGCCACGATGCTAGCAGCAGCCGAACCGCGTACGTTCCAAGGGATATCCCGGCTTCTGGCAAACCTTATCAGATCCCAAACGATCAAGAAATAGACGTCAAAGTTCATGTCATGGATGATTTTCAATTCGTGATCGAGCCGGGCACGCAATTCTGGGGTGATCAATGGATAGCGTTGCCGAAAACCTTCTTGGCAAAGGTGGGCGAGATAGGTATGGGCTGTATAACCCTGCGGTACCTCAAAAGGTGGCAAATGAAAGCCTTCATTCTTGAGCTCGAATGCACACTCCGCTACGATGCGGCTGGTGTTGGCCAGAGCTTCGGGCACGTCGGCGAACAGGTCAGCCATTTCCTGCTCACTTCTCAAGTAGAAATCGTCGCTGCCCATGCGCAGGCGATCAGGGTCATCCATCGTTGTACCGGTCTGAATGCACAGCAATACCTCATGGGCAGCGGCGTCATCTTGGCGTATGTAGTGGACATCATTTGTAGCAACACAATCAACTCCGAGCTCACGGCCAAGCGCCAACAATGCCCGGTTTGTCGCCTCCATCTCCGGCATGGCGACATGGCGTTGCAATTCGAGATAAAAGTTTTGCGGGCCAAAGGTGTTTTGATACCAACGTATGGCCTCCCGTGCTGCATCTATTTGGCCTTCCTGGATCAGCCTGGGGATTTCGCCTGATCCGCAAGCAGACAGAGCAATCAGTCCAGCGCTGTGTCGCTGTAAAAGCTCTTTGTCGACGCGAGGTTTGTAGTAAAAACCTTCTAGGTGGGCTTTGGTCGTCAACTGGATTAGGTTCTTGTAGCCCGTTTCATTCTTGACCAGGAGAATGAGGTGAAATGTCTGGGCCTCTGTACGCGGAGTGTGCTTGAACCTGCTCTTTGGCGCCAGGTATACTTCGCAGCCAATGATTGGTTTGATGCCGGCCTGCTGTGCCTCCTGATAGAATTCCATGACACCATACATTGCACCGTGATCCGTGATCGCCAGCGCTTCCATGCCTAGTTCTTTGGCATACGCAACGAGGTCCTTGATCTTGCACATGCCATCGAGCAGGGAGTATTCTGTGTGCACGTGCAGGTGAGTAAATCCTGACATATCTCAGTCCTTTACCCTTTTGCAAACAATGATTATTGGAGCGTTACCAATAATCTGCCTAACCCACACTACCTAATACTTTCACATGTTTGCCAAACCCGCACCCACTGCAAGCAACGCCTGTACTTCTTGACGATTCCGAGCCTCAGCGTAAATGCGTAAGAGGGGTTCGGTCCCAGAGGGACGGATCAAGAGCCAGCTATCATCATCCAGAAGGTATTTTACTCCATCGCTGTTGTTTACTTGTACTACTTTGTGGTGCAAAATTCTCTCTGGAGCTTCTGCGGTTAGCCTCTGCGTTAGTTCCCTTTTATCGAAAGTTTGTGTGTGTACATCATTGCGTCCATAGTAAAAATGGCCGAATTCATCCATCAATTCTGCGATGACCTGATGCAAAGGCTTGTGCTGATATGCAAGCAATTCGGTCAGCAGTAAACCCATCAGAATACCATCGCCGTCCAGAACGTGCCCTTTGATGGTCATGCCCCCGCTCTCTTCGCCGCCCATCAACACATCTTCTTTGAGCATCAGAGCGCAAATGTGGTTGAAGCCAACAGGGGTTTCGTACAAGGGCAGACCATAGTGCTGAGAGAGTTTGTTGAGCAATTGCGTGGTCGAGACAGTTTTGACCACTGCTCCTCGCCCGTGCTTTTCCTCCACAAGATGGCGCAGTATCAGGGAGAAGATGCGATGGGGGTCAACGAAATGGCCCTGCGCGTCCACAGCGCCAATGCGATCGGCATCGCCATCGGTGGCTAACCCAAGATCGTATTGCCCGCTGCGCATGGTGATAACTAGATCGTTCAGGTTTCTCTCAATAGGTTCGGGATGGATACCGCCAAAGCCAGGGTTCATCACACCATGGAGCTCTGTTACTTCACAGCCGGCTTCGCGCAGAAAAGAAGCGATGTAGCCTCGTCCTGCGCCGTACATTGGATCCACCACCACGCGTAGGCGCGATGCGGAGATCGCTTGGAAGTCAACGAGTGTACGCAGGTGGGCCAGATAAGGTGGCATCGGATCAAAACGCAAAATGCCTGGATAATCTGTGTCGGAATTGGCGATAGCCCACTTCGTTGTCGTAGGCACCCGACCATCGGCTAGGTTTCGTTCGAGTATTTCTTCTATCCTACGCGTTTCATCGGGCAGAGCTGGGCCAGTATGCTGTGCTTTGAACTTGATCCCGTTATAGCGTGGTGGATTGTGGCTAGCGGTGATCATCACACCACCCAATGCCCCTAGATGCCGGATGGCATAAGCCAGTGCGGGTGTGGGACAATCCGATTTGCTCAGGTAAACGGTCAGTCCTGCATCAGCAAGGACCCGCGCTACTTCACGTGCGTAGCGGTCGGAGAGGAATCGGGTATCAAAACCTATTACCAAAGGGGCTCGCGAATCCTCTCTTGTCTCCAATACATAGTCGGCGATGGCCAGTGCTACATGGCGCACGTTTTCAAATGTGAACTCATCGCTGATTACCGCTCGCCAGCCATCGGTCCCGAAGCGAATGGGCATGTTGTAACCTCCAGGAAAGTCATCTTCTAGGCAGGAAAAGTATACTCGCGTCCACACACAGGGCAAAAGAGATATCTCGTTTTGCCCTGTTGTTCTGTACTGCTTGCTTGCACAAGCCTATGGCCGCATTGACAGACAAAACCAACAAGCCGGGCTGGGTTGCCCACGACCAAGCCATGTGCCACGACATCTGCAGTTACGACTGCGCCGGCTCCCACCATGGCAAAACGGCCAATGGTGACTCCGGGGAGGATGATCACTCCAGCCCCAATGGAAGCGCCGTGCTGGATAAGGATCTTGCCTACCTCCCAGTCTGCATCGCGTTTTAATTGTCCCTCCGGAGTGATGGCTCGTGGAAACTTGTCATTAGTCAAGCAGGCATGCGGGCCAATGAAAACACCATCCTCAATTGTCACTCCATGGTAAATAGATGCACCGTTTTGTATCTTGACCCGGTCGCCAATTACCACATCGAAGTCTATGTAAACACCCTTACCAATGATACAAGACCGTCCAATCCGAGCGCCTTCTCTAACTTGAGCCTGGTGCCAGATTTTTGTGCCCTCGCCGATTTGAGCCTGAGGTGAAACCTCAGCTGTTGGATGAATCTGCACGCCTGTCATCGACACCGTACCTCCGCAAAAGTCACGAATTTGGGATACGCGCTCGTGCGCTAGATATCACTTGGCACTAACCCGGTCATACACGTCCATGATCCGTTGGCCAGCCTCGAGCCAGGTATAACGTTCAATAGCACGCTGGCGCAGGTGTTGTCCCAGCATCTTGGATCGTTCCCGGTCTGCAAGCAAATCTTCCAAGGCTTCGGCCAGAGAAGTAGCATCGCCTGGACAGGCATAAGTGCCTAGGCTATCCAAATACTCCCGGCTGACGGGCACGTCGAAGGACACAACAGGCAGGCCCATCGCCATATAATTCAGCAATTTGCCACTGCCTTCTGTGCTCGAAATCTTAGGAGCTACTGCTACATCGCCTACGGATAGGAAGCTTGGGGCTTGTTCGTAGGGAATTTTGCCGGTGAACGTAACGTGGTCCTCCAGCCCAAGTTGCTGCGCTTGCGCACGATAAATATCCACGGACGGGAAACCCATGATTAAGAAATGCACATTGGGCCGGCGGGGAATCAATTTAGACGCTGCTTGCAAAAGCAAGCCTGTGCCTTGCCACTCGGCCAGCAATCCCAAGTAAACCACAACCTGTCGCTCGTGTGGAATGCCCAAGCTGGTTTTTAGCGCGTGTAATGCCTCTCTGGATTGGCTAGGCGAGAAGAAATCAGTATTGACGCAATCTGGAATAGCAATAATCTTGTCTGCCGGACAGTGGAAGTCATTCATCAGCAGACTCGCCGCATGGCATGAACTAGTGATGATGGCGGAAGGCAGTTTCACGATCTGTTCCTCCAACCAACGGGCCGGACGATAGAATGGCCCCTTTGGATTCAAGAAACGATGGTCTATCATTTCACTGGTCATGCTTCCCTGGAAATCAAAGACAAGTGGCACGCCCAACAGCTTGCTCAATGGGTAGCCAATTAGGGCACCTTCGTGCAAGTGCCCGTGAATGACGTCGGGTTTGATCTGCAGAGCTACGGAAAGCGCTGTCCACCCTAGCAAGACATCAAAGCCAATCTTATGCCTTGAAGATCCAACCTCATAGTTTGTGCGCCATGGAATAGGCATGGTGCGGCGAATGTCCAGACCAGCAACATCGCGCCCATTGTGGTACGTACAAATGGTTACCTGATTGCCCATTTGCCGTAGAACGAGGGCTTCTTCTCGGATGCGCACATGGCAGCCATAGTCCGCAAAGAAGGAAGTGGGTGCGATCATCAGCACTTTGTATGTTTTCCGCGTCATGCTTTGCTCTTCACAATATATGGGTTTCTATTTTGGGGGCTTGAAGGCCCCGCCGAATATCGTGCGCGCCATACTAAAATCATCGTAATCGGTTGGTTCGCCCTCTTCTCCCTTGCGTGTCCAACCTGCATGAGCCTCTAGGGCACTCGCAAAAGATTTCTGAAGCGCTGTATCATCTTTATTAGCGACAAGATCACGAAGGACAGAGAGTTGTGGAAGGATCACATCGAGCCAGCGGGCAAGGTTAACCGCGTTCAATGTGCATAGCTCGGCCAGCCCTTCTGCATCGCCAGCCAGCAATCGTGTGACGCTGGCGAAATCTATACCGGATAACTGTCTCATTTCCCTGTGGGCTGGGCTCTGGCCGGCAGTGGTCTGCAAAGCAAGCGCCATAAGAAGGGGCAATTGCTCCACTGCAGCAATCAAACCATCGTGTTCGGCAGCATCCATGTAATATGGTCTGGCTCCTACAGCCTCAGCCAGGTCCGAAACTTTCTGCAAGGCTTCTGGAGGCGTGCTCGTGCTAGGCGTCAGGCAATAGACACTGCCGGTAAACAAATCGGCGGTAGGTACTGTGGGTTCGGAATCCCTTTTATTAATGATAGGGTGTCCGCCAACGAAATGAACGGTGCTGGGCAAGGATTCGCGCGCCCAATCCAGCACGGGCACTTTGAGGCTGGCCGTATCGGTGATGACACAGCCTGGTTTGACGTCCTGTGCAATGGCTGCCAAAGTGCTTTTGACATCGGCCAATGGCGTGCTGATGATGATCAAGTCCGCTCCTTCGCAAGCATTGATCAAATTCCACTCGGTGCGATCCACGCAGCCGCTCTTATAAGCACGCCTGGCTGCGTCGCTGTCTTTGTCGTGGCCAATGATTTCTAGGTCAGCACCGGTCCCCTTAAGGGCTAGCCCTAGGGAGCTACCAACCAGTCCTAATCCAACAAGTGTTGTTCTAAAGGACATCATGTTCTCCTCTCATCATTACAGGGCACGAGGCTTCTGCCTCGATGCCTTATCGCGAATCTGACTAGTTTGTTTCATCTGCTGCTATCAAAGCTGCGAGCAAAGCCTGTCCACCAGCGTCCAGGTCGCTTTTACCTGGTGGTGTGTGATGCCAGTGAATCAAAGCTACCGCCAGCGGATGTGTTCCTGCTTGTGCTGCCATCTCTGCGCCGCGCTGTGCGTGGTGCAGTTGCGCAAAAAAAGGATAGCACCAACTGCTTGGGTCGTCCACTGCAAGGCGGTGTAGCAATGCGGGGTATATGGCTTGCAGCAAGACGGCTGCGACCCGATGCCAGAGTTTGATGCGTCCTCCTACCTTCCCTACATCGTGAAGCAGTGCCGCTTGTGCCAACTCAGCTCCAGTATAGCCTGCCCTCTGCAGTGTATACAACACGGACAGGGCATGCCTTTGTTCCGAAGCGGACATGCTCCGAAAGAGTGCCATTTGTGTTTCGTTCAGGTACGTGCTCGGTTCAGTTGCTGCCACGGGCGCCTGGAACAAGCCCAGAGCAGCCCAAAACTGTTGGATACGGTAGCCTAGGCGCAAGATCACACACCCAATATGAGCCTGGCAAAGAACATCACCAGCGGGTCCATAAAACGCCATAGAAGATTCAGTCCCAGGAATTGACTGGACAGGATCAATAGAAGCAGGAGAAAAGGGCCCTGCTGTTCCAGAACCGTTAAGCTTCGAGATAGCCGATAGCTTGTTGGTCCGCGTATGCTGGCCAAAATGCCTTGCAGGACACCGTATCCATCCAACGGCGGCAAGGGAATCAGGTTAAAGATCGCCAAACCAATGTTGATGAACATCACATTCACGAGTAGGAAAGGCAATGCGCCTGGCAATGGCAGACGCAAACGGAGCGGCAGGGCAATAAGCGTGGCAGTGAGCAAGTTGGCAAAGGGGCCAGCAAAGGACACGATGCCCATGCCAACGCGCGGCCCATAGCGCAGGTTGCGTGGGTTTACTGGCACTGGTTTGCCCCAGCCAATGCCACGACCAGAGAATGCGGCAAGCAACATCATCATAGTACCCAATGGGTCTAGGTGTACCAGCGGATTGAGCGATATTCGTCCCATATATCGGGCTGTCGGATCGCCCAGACGGTCGGCAACCCAGGCATGAAAACATTCATGCACATCAAGCGCGAGCAAGATTCCCAAGGCTCCCGCGATTAGACTGCGAGTATCCACGATGTTTTCTTTCCACCTTTCTGTGTCGAGTCGAATCAAATAATATAACGTAAAAGGCCATCGGGCTTGCGCTACAGGCCTTTTGCCTCGCACCTAAGAATGGG
Protein-coding regions in this window:
- a CDS encoding site-2 protease family protein, which gives rise to MDTRSLIAGALGILLALDVHECFHAWVADRLGDPTARYMGRISLNPLVHLDPLGTMMMLLAAFSGRGIGWGKPVPVNPRNLRYGPRVGMGIVSFAGPFANLLTATLIALPLRLRLPLPGALPFLLVNVMFINIGLAIFNLIPLPPLDGYGVLQGILASIRGPTSYRLSRSLTVLEQQGPFLLLLLILSSQFLGLNLLWRFMDPLVMFFARLILGV
- a CDS encoding prephenate dehydrogenase/arogenate dehydrogenase family protein → MSFRTTLVGLGLVGSSLGLALKGTGADLEIIGHDKDSDAARRAYKSGCVDRTEWNLINACEGADLIIISTPLADVKSTLAAIAQDVKPGCVITDTASLKVPVLDWARESLPSTVHFVGGHPIINKRDSEPTVPTADLFTGSVYCLTPSTSTPPEALQKVSDLAEAVGARPYYMDAAEHDGLIAAVEQLPLLMALALQTTAGQSPAHREMRQLSGIDFASVTRLLAGDAEGLAELCTLNAVNLARWLDVILPQLSVLRDLVANKDDTALQKSFASALEAHAGWTRKGEEGEPTDYDDFSMARTIFGGAFKPPK